The following are from one region of the Erwinia billingiae Eb661 genome:
- a CDS encoding phage major capsid protein, P2 family, producing the protein MKQKTRFAFNAYLMQLARLNGVEVIDLSSKFNVEASVAQTLEDQIQQSAAFLTNINVIGVAEQSGELLGLGVGSTIAGTTDTTAKDREPTDPTVMAGVEYKCEQTNFDTALTYAKLDMWAKFQDFQVRIRDAIIKRQSLDRIMIGFNGVKRVKTSNRAENQLLQDVNKGWLQKVREDAPDNVLGSKTAEDGTTTAAPVKVGKGGAYANLDALVMDAVNELIDPIFQDDDELVVICGRELLSDKYFPLVNSDQANTEKLAADLIISQKRMGGLQAVRAPYFPANAVLITRLDNLSIYWQEDTRRRSVIDNPKRDRIENFESVNEAYVVEDYRCAALVENITIGDFSTVAAEAGE; encoded by the coding sequence ATGAAACAGAAAACCCGCTTTGCCTTTAACGCCTACCTGATGCAGCTGGCCCGCCTGAACGGCGTGGAGGTCATTGACCTGTCGAGCAAATTCAACGTGGAGGCGTCCGTGGCGCAGACGCTGGAAGACCAGATCCAGCAGTCGGCCGCATTTCTCACCAACATCAACGTGATCGGCGTGGCTGAACAGTCCGGCGAGCTGCTGGGGCTTGGCGTGGGCAGCACCATTGCTGGTACCACCGACACCACCGCGAAAGACCGTGAGCCAACCGATCCAACGGTAATGGCGGGCGTCGAGTACAAGTGTGAGCAGACCAACTTCGATACGGCGCTGACCTACGCGAAGCTGGACATGTGGGCCAAGTTCCAGGACTTCCAGGTGCGTATCCGGGACGCGATCATCAAGCGTCAGTCGCTGGACCGCATCATGATCGGCTTTAACGGCGTGAAGCGCGTCAAAACTTCCAACCGCGCAGAGAATCAGCTGCTGCAGGACGTGAACAAGGGCTGGCTGCAGAAGGTGCGTGAGGATGCGCCGGATAACGTGCTGGGCAGCAAAACGGCAGAAGATGGCACCACCACAGCCGCACCGGTGAAGGTGGGCAAAGGTGGCGCTTACGCCAACCTGGACGCGCTGGTGATGGATGCGGTCAATGAGCTTATCGATCCAATTTTCCAGGACGATGACGAGCTGGTTGTTATCTGCGGCCGTGAGCTGTTGTCTGACAAGTATTTCCCGCTGGTCAACAGCGATCAGGCCAATACGGAAAAGCTGGCTGCTGACCTGATTATCAGCCAGAAACGCATGGGTGGCCTGCAGGCAGTCCGTGCGCCGTACTTCCCGGCCAATGCGGTGCTGATCACCCGCCTGGATAACCTGTCCATCTACTGGCAGGAAGACACCCGCCGCCGTTCGGTTATCGACAATCCGAAGCGTGACCGCATCGAAAACTTTGAATCGGTAAACGAAGCCTACGTTGTTGAGGATTACCGCTGCGCCGCGCTGGTAGAAAACATCACCATCGGCGACTTCTCAACCGTGGCAGCGGAAGCAGGGGAGTAA
- a CDS encoding GPO family capsid scaffolding protein → MTVKAKRFRIGVEGATTDGREITREWLVQMAAAYNPELYTATINLEHIKSYSPDSTFNRYGKVTALAAEEIKDGPLVGKMALYADIEPTDGLVALVKLGQKLFTSMEISPKFADTGKAYLIGLAATDDPASLGTEILTFSATATRNPLANRKQSPENLFSAAEETVIELTEAQDDKLSLFTRVTALFSKKEQSDDARFSDVHKAVELVATEQQSLSTRTDSALSGQAERLSQMETELKTQQTAFSEQVAAFNELQAQLSRQDSRTDYRQRAPGGDVPAGGLTNC, encoded by the coding sequence ATGACGGTAAAAGCAAAACGTTTTCGTATCGGGGTGGAAGGTGCCACCACGGACGGACGCGAAATCACGCGCGAATGGCTGGTACAGATGGCCGCCGCCTATAACCCGGAGTTGTACACGGCCACGATCAACCTTGAACACATCAAGTCTTACTCCCCGGACAGCACGTTTAACCGCTACGGCAAAGTGACGGCGCTGGCGGCAGAGGAAATCAAGGATGGCCCGCTGGTCGGAAAGATGGCGCTGTATGCGGATATCGAACCGACGGACGGTCTGGTGGCGCTGGTTAAGCTGGGCCAGAAGCTGTTCACCTCAATGGAAATCAGCCCGAAATTTGCCGACACCGGCAAGGCGTATCTGATTGGCCTGGCTGCCACTGACGATCCGGCCAGCCTCGGGACAGAAATCCTGACGTTCAGCGCAACGGCCACGCGTAACCCGCTGGCAAACCGCAAGCAGTCACCTGAAAACCTGTTTTCCGCCGCTGAAGAAACGGTTATCGAACTGACGGAAGCCCAGGACGACAAGCTGTCCCTGTTCACCCGCGTTACCGCGCTGTTCAGCAAAAAAGAGCAGTCCGACGATGCGCGCTTTTCTGACGTGCATAAGGCGGTGGAGCTGGTTGCCACCGAGCAGCAGAGCTTGAGCACCCGCACGGATTCCGCGCTGAGCGGGCAGGCCGAACGGCTGAGCCAGATGGAGACGGAGCTGAAAACGCAGCAAACCGCTTTCTCTGAGCAGGTGGCCGCATTTAACGAACTTCAGGCGCAGCTGAGCCGTCAGGACAGCCGCACCGATTATCGCCAGCGCGCACCGGGCGGTGACGTACCGGCTGGCGGCCTGACCAATTGCTGA
- a CDS encoding phage portal protein gives MSKRRNRSGQQATTRTVQASAPQQPHAEAFTFGDPVPVLDRRELLDYVECVVMDKWYEPPVSFDGLARTFRAAVHHSSPIAVKRNILTSTFIPHPLLSQQAFSRFVQDYLVFGNAYLEKRTNRLGGVLSLEPALAKFTRRGTDLDTYWFVQYGLTSQPYEFTKGSIFHLMEPDLNQEVYGLPEYLSAIPSTLLNESATLFRRKYYMNGSHAGFIMYMTDPAQSQEDVNNIRAAMKGAKGPGNFRNLFMYSPNGKKDGIQIIPLSEVAAKDEFLSIKNVSRDDMMAAHRVPPQMMGIIPNNVGGFGDVEKASRVFVRNELTPLQKRLGELNNWLEEEVIKFNDYNF, from the coding sequence ATGAGCAAACGCAGGAACCGCAGCGGCCAGCAGGCCACCACCCGTACCGTTCAGGCCAGCGCACCGCAACAGCCGCACGCAGAGGCCTTCACCTTTGGCGACCCGGTGCCGGTGCTGGATCGCCGCGAACTGCTGGATTACGTCGAATGCGTGGTGATGGATAAGTGGTATGAGCCGCCGGTGAGTTTTGACGGGCTGGCGCGCACGTTTCGCGCCGCCGTACATCACAGCTCGCCGATTGCCGTTAAGCGCAACATCCTGACCAGCACGTTTATCCCGCACCCGCTCCTGAGCCAGCAGGCATTCAGCCGCTTCGTTCAGGACTATCTGGTGTTTGGTAATGCCTATCTGGAAAAGCGCACTAATCGGTTGGGCGGCGTGCTGTCGCTGGAGCCGGCACTGGCAAAATTTACCCGGCGCGGCACCGATTTAGACACCTACTGGTTTGTGCAGTACGGCCTGACATCGCAGCCGTATGAATTCACCAAAGGCAGCATCTTCCACCTGATGGAACCGGATCTGAATCAGGAGGTTTACGGCCTGCCCGAATATCTTTCTGCCATTCCGTCCACGCTGCTGAATGAGTCGGCCACCCTGTTCCGGCGCAAATACTACATGAACGGCAGCCACGCGGGCTTTATCATGTACATGACTGACCCGGCGCAAAGCCAGGAGGACGTTAACAACATCCGTGCCGCGATGAAAGGAGCCAAAGGTCCGGGCAACTTCCGTAACCTGTTTATGTATTCGCCGAACGGCAAGAAAGACGGCATTCAGATCATCCCGCTGTCAGAGGTGGCGGCGAAGGATGAATTTCTTAGCATCAAGAACGTGAGCCGCGATGACATGATGGCCGCGCACCGCGTACCGCCGCAGATGATGGGAATCATCCCTAATAATGTTGGTGGCTTCGGAGATGTTGAAAAAGCGAGCCGGGTATTTGTTCGCAATGAATTAACACCACTTCAAAAAAGGCTCGGAGAATTAAATAACTGGCTTGAGGAAGAAGTCATAAAATTTAATGATTATAATTTTTAA
- a CDS encoding terminase ATPase subunit family protein has protein sequence MNTILTPADLDPRRQALILYFQGYRIARIAEMLGEKPATVHSWKKRDKWGDYGPLDQMQLTTTARYCQLIMKEQKEGKDFKEIDLLARQSERHARIDKFSNGGNESDLNPKVANRNSGPRKPPEKNVFSDEQIEKLQEVFHGSMFGYQRNWWEAGNRHRIRNVLKSRQIGATFYFAREALIDALTTGRNQIFLSASKAQAHVFKQYIIEFAREVDVDLKGDPMTLSNGACLYFLGTNARTAQSYHGNLYLDEYFWIPRFQELRKVASGMALHKKWRQTYFSTPSSLTHSAYPFWSGALFNRGRAKTDRVDIDLTHGFLSPGKFCDDGQYRQIVTVEDAVRGGCNLFDIDQLRLEYSPPEYQNLLMCEFIDDLASVFPLADLQACMVDSWEVWQDFEALALRPFGWREVWIGYDPAKGTQHGDSAGCVVIAPPSVPGGKFRILERHQWRGMDFRAQADAIKELTRQYNVTYIGIDSTGVGHGVYENVKMFFPAVKEFVYNPNVKNALVLKAYDIISHRRLEFDAGHTDIAQSFMAIRRATTASGNRPTYEASRSEEASHADLAWATMHALSNEPLQGEAAHTSNIVEIF, from the coding sequence ATGAATACAATACTGACGCCCGCAGACCTCGATCCCCGCAGACAGGCTCTTATCCTGTACTTTCAGGGATACCGCATCGCCCGCATTGCTGAAATGCTGGGAGAGAAACCCGCAACCGTTCACAGCTGGAAGAAGCGCGACAAGTGGGGCGACTACGGCCCGCTTGATCAGATGCAGCTGACCACCACCGCGCGTTACTGCCAGCTGATTATGAAGGAGCAGAAAGAAGGGAAGGATTTCAAGGAGATTGACCTGCTCGCGCGCCAGTCCGAGCGCCACGCCCGCATCGATAAGTTCAGCAACGGCGGGAATGAGTCGGACCTGAACCCGAAGGTGGCCAACCGTAACAGCGGCCCGCGTAAGCCGCCTGAGAAAAACGTCTTCAGCGACGAACAGATTGAAAAGCTGCAGGAGGTTTTCCACGGTTCGATGTTCGGTTATCAGCGCAACTGGTGGGAAGCGGGCAACAGGCACCGTATCCGCAACGTTCTGAAGTCCCGCCAGATTGGCGCAACCTTCTACTTTGCCCGCGAAGCGCTGATTGATGCGCTGACCACCGGCCGCAACCAGATTTTCCTGTCAGCCAGTAAGGCGCAGGCGCACGTCTTTAAGCAGTACATCATTGAGTTTGCCCGTGAGGTGGACGTGGATCTGAAGGGCGATCCGATGACGCTCAGTAACGGCGCGTGCCTGTACTTTCTTGGCACCAACGCCCGTACCGCGCAGAGTTACCACGGAAACCTCTATCTGGATGAATACTTCTGGATCCCGAGATTCCAGGAGCTGCGCAAGGTTGCATCCGGTATGGCGCTACACAAAAAGTGGCGGCAGACGTATTTCTCCACTCCGTCCAGCCTGACGCACAGCGCTTACCCGTTCTGGTCCGGCGCCCTGTTCAACCGTGGCCGCGCCAAAACGGATCGCGTGGACATCGACCTGACGCACGGTTTCCTGTCGCCGGGTAAGTTCTGCGATGACGGCCAGTACCGCCAGATTGTCACCGTTGAGGATGCGGTGCGCGGCGGCTGCAACCTGTTTGATATCGACCAGTTGCGCCTGGAGTACAGCCCGCCGGAATATCAGAACCTGCTGATGTGCGAGTTTATCGACGACCTCGCGTCCGTGTTTCCGCTTGCCGATCTTCAGGCGTGCATGGTGGACAGCTGGGAAGTCTGGCAGGACTTTGAGGCGCTGGCGCTGCGTCCGTTCGGCTGGCGTGAAGTCTGGATCGGATACGACCCGGCCAAAGGCACGCAGCACGGCGACAGCGCCGGGTGCGTGGTGATTGCACCCCCTTCCGTTCCCGGCGGCAAGTTCCGCATTCTGGAGCGCCACCAGTGGCGCGGCATGGACTTCCGCGCGCAGGCCGATGCCATCAAGGAGCTGACCCGCCAGTACAACGTGACCTACATCGGCATTGACTCCACCGGCGTGGGCCATGGCGTCTATGAGAACGTGAAGATGTTTTTCCCGGCGGTAAAAGAGTTTGTCTATAACCCAAACGTGAAAAACGCCCTGGTGCTTAAGGCATACGACATCATCAGCCACCGCCGCCTGGAGTTCGACGCGGGCCACACCGACATCGCGCAGTCATTCATGGCTATCCGCCGGGCAACAACCGCCAGCGGCAACCGTCCGACCTATGAAGCCAGCCGCAGCGAAGAAGCCAGCCACGCCGATTTAGCCTGGGCAACCATGCATGCCCTTTCCAATGAGCCGCTTCAGGGTGAAGCCGCACACACCAGCAACATCGTGGAGATTTTTTAA